The window ATCCTCGAGCGTACCGGCGGCTTTGAGTTGGGGCAGAAGTTCACGGGTGAGCGTGAACGGCGCTTTGACGTTCAACCCCAGGACTTTGTCCCACGCTTTATCGGGATATTCCGCCAGGGGGGCGCCCCATGTCGTTCCGGCATTGTTGATTAGGATATGGAGCTTCTCTTCCCGCTCCCGAAATGAATTGGCTAAGGCCTGAATACCCGCTTCTCGTGACAGGTCGGCGCTCAGGCCGATGCATTCGCCGCTTTCGGCCAGCTTGTTGGCGGCATGGGCGACGGCATCGGCTTTTCGCGAAACGATATAGACCTTGGCGCCCGCTTCGACCATGCCCTGGGCGATCATCAATCCGATGCCGCGTGATCCCCCGGTAATCAGAGCCGTTTTTCCCCGAATATTGAACAGATCGTTCATAGAACATCCTCGTTGAGTGTTTCGCTCTTGATCCCGGCGAAGTCACGTGTCTTCAGCCTATGGGCGCGGTTCGAATCATGCCCTGTCGCCCGATTAGAATCCGGCAATATGATCGGACAGTTCGCTGGATTAATCATTATAATTTCAATCGTTTACGAATCTGATAGCCGGTGCGGACGGTGGCTTTCGAGTTCTCGATATCATCAGCAAATCGATACCGTATCGGTTCACCCGAATACCGCAAGCAGTAGCGCAATCAATCCTGCGTAGCCCAGTGATCCGTGTGCCAAGGCGACGATGAGCGGTCGTTCTTTGCCTCGGTAAACGATCCCGAAAAGAAATGCGCCGCCGACCATGGCGGCTGCAAATATCCCGAAGGCGATCCAGCCCATCATGTTGCCGGTTTCACTGAGTTGAGCCATCAGTAGCACGATCAGCCCCGCGCCGCCGGCAATGGCGTGCATCACGGGCCAATTGCCGGGGATGGGATCTTTGCGCGCAATACGCAGTGTCATCAGCGAACCGAAACCTGCCACAGCGGCGAAAATCACAACGGCCAAGATATCCATATGTGCTGTCTCCTACTAGAACAATGTGTCTGTGTGCACAAGGCTAGGTTAACCCTCCGCCCAAGACAAGCGGCACGGGCAGAACCATCTTCGGTATCAAGGAACCTGGGAAAGCATCCGCTAACTCATTAGTAAACGCGTTCGCGTTGACAGACAAGCAGCGGCAAAGACCGCGCCGAGAGAGGGA is drawn from Pseudomonadota bacterium and contains these coding sequences:
- a CDS encoding glucose 1-dehydrogenase — protein: MNDLFNIRGKTALITGGSRGIGLMIAQGMVEAGAKVYIVSRKADAVAHAANKLAESGECIGLSADLSREAGIQALANSFREREEKLHILINNAGTTWGAPLAEYPDKAWDKVLGLNVKAPFTLTRELLPQLKAAGTLEDPARVINTGSIAGMRTDIMQAYAYSASKAALHHVTHLLANELAPKHITVNAIAPGPFHTKMTSFMLDNPSMEKAMAKQIPLGRIGTPEDVAGMAIFLSSRAGAFVTGTVIPLDGGLSNKP